A genomic region of Rhizobium sp. NXC24 contains the following coding sequences:
- a CDS encoding alpha-E domain-containing protein: MLGRTANGLYWMFRYIERAENIARLVDAGQRMSLTRSGAAEEDWDGVLQSAGVREAYNEVHGKLTGADAIDYLIRDRSNPSSVMSCIDYGRNNARMVRTALTRDTWEATNECWIELKTLLGKRLKTAEVPEMIEVIKRRAGLIRGAFHGSMLRNELYNFARIGTFIERADNTARILDVKYYVLLPSISHVGSSLDNAQWESILRSVSAHRAYKWAYDPEYKPANIADFLILNGQMPRSLAYCYEKIVSNIGYLGAEYEERLPAHETADTIRKMLQTLSIKNIMDQGLHEFLEDFVSRNNKLSAEISDGYRFYQ; encoded by the coding sequence ATGCTTGGAAGAACCGCGAATGGCCTCTACTGGATGTTCCGTTACATCGAGCGTGCCGAAAACATAGCCCGTCTGGTTGATGCCGGCCAGCGCATGTCGCTGACCCGCAGCGGTGCGGCGGAAGAAGATTGGGATGGCGTCCTGCAGAGCGCAGGCGTGCGCGAAGCCTATAACGAGGTGCATGGCAAGCTGACCGGCGCCGACGCGATCGACTATCTGATACGCGACCGCTCCAATCCGTCGAGCGTGATGTCCTGCATCGATTATGGCCGCAACAATGCCCGCATGGTCCGCACGGCGCTGACCCGGGACACCTGGGAAGCGACCAATGAATGCTGGATCGAGCTGAAGACATTGCTCGGCAAGCGCCTGAAGACCGCCGAAGTGCCGGAGATGATCGAGGTCATCAAGCGCCGGGCCGGATTGATCCGTGGCGCGTTCCACGGTTCGATGCTGCGCAACGAACTGTACAACTTTGCCCGCATCGGCACTTTCATCGAGCGCGCCGACAACACAGCGCGCATTCTCGACGTGAAATATTACGTCCTGCTGCCGTCGATCTCGCATGTCGGGTCCTCGCTCGACAACGCGCAATGGGAATCGATCCTGCGTTCGGTTTCCGCCCACCGCGCCTATAAATGGGCCTACGATCCGGAATACAAGCCAGCCAATATTGCCGACTTCCTGATCCTCAATGGCCAGATGCCGCGGTCGCTCGCCTATTGCTACGAAAAGATCGTCAGCAATATCGGCTATCTCGGTGCTGAGTACGAAGAGCGGCTGCCGGCACATGAGACAGCCGATACCATCCGCAAGATGCTGCAGACGCTTAGCATCAAGAACATCATGGATCAGGGACTGCATGAATTCCTGGAGGATTTCGTTTCGCGCAACAACAAGCTCAGCGCGGAAATCTCCGACGGCTACCGGTTCTATCAGTAA